CTCCTACGATAGACAGCATCAATATCGGTCGAGGAGAAACGGTTCAGATTAATTTGGCTACAGTGGACTGGAACCTCACCGGAGTTCACACAGTAACAACCAAAGAGTCCAACATCATCAACATACGAGCCGTCTACGACGAAAAACCCTTGCCCCAAGGTGAATACAGATTAGTTTGGTGGCCTAGATTTACATTATGGGAAGGTCCTCAGATGAATCGCATCGAAGACACTATACCGTTCACGATTACACGATAAACCTACGTTTCCAGACCTTAGCTAAACAGAATCTGCGCCCTTCTCCACCAGCCGAGCGTCAAGGATCTCAAGGAAGCCTCGATCACCAAACCAGTGCCGCACAGCATCCAGCACCACAACCCTACGTTTGAAAAGCGGGCAGTCGAGAACAAAGGTCTCAGCCTCCCCACCTTCAAAACCAATATGCACACCTACACGTCTATGCAGCTTCACAAGCTCATCAACCATCACTTCATCAATAACTCGGCCCAGCCACGCTTCAGTAAGCCCCTCCGCAGCAACACCTGTAACAATAACCTTGAAGCCGGCGCGAACAATACTCCGCATATACGATTCTGGATCAATCTGCCAAAGAGGAGAAACAGGGGTCAAACCTACACGGATACAGGACTTCTCGAACCGATCCTTCTGATACTGACTAGCAAGCCCGCCTGTAACAAGCCCGTCAAACCCATACTGTTTTTTCGCCGCCTCAAGAACCTCGTCAAGATCGTATGCTTCACCTTCTCCCACCCGCCTAATTTCAGCTGTGATAAGTGGCACTCCTACAGATTCAGCCTGTAGATGTGTCCAACCTGCGTTCGGGAAGTGGAATAGATAGCTCTCAGAGCTTTCAGGCTTTATTGTAATGAAGCAGGACAGAGTGTGACCCTGCCGATGCGCAAGATACGCGGCATATGTACTATCTTTCCCGCCTGAGTAGAGAACACCAACCTTCGACGCCAAAGCACCTCTTAACAGAATGACAGTAGCAGAGGTAGTAGACCCATCAGTCCTCGATATTCATCAGATATCAGACGGCTCTTCCGTAACATCATCTAGGTCCGATCTGACAGTATCCATGACGCTGAATTAAAGGCTTGCCGACTGAAGAAAAAGGGTCTGTCCTGCTGTTCTACTTTCTAGACGGGGCGTTCCAAACAGTAGAATTATACCCTTTACTAACCATATATAGCGTAGGAGGAAGAAAAAAAGATGGAAACTAAAACCATTTTCCTCGGAACAACAGTAGCATTACTCGTCGCACTAGCTGCAACACTAGGAGTCCTCTTAACGGCCACACCTACAACGGTGTCACCAGGGACATCCGGCAAAACCGATCTCACATCATCACCATTAGCAAACACCAACCTACAGACAGGTAAAACGAGCTCCGCACCGGCCATCGGCCAATCCACCACCACAGACCTGAACATAATCAGCGTCTCCGGAACAGGCACGGTTGGAGTCCAGCCGGATCGAGCTAAGATACAGATGGCGATAGTCACAGAAGCAGCCACCGCTGAGAAGGCGTCAGCGCAAAACGCAGATAACTTCAACGCGCTTCTAAAGGCACTTCTCGCTGCAGGTATCCCTAAAGACCAGATAGAGACAATACAATACAGCATTTACCCAGTCTACGATTACAGCCAAGCCAACAGGAACCCGTTCATCACCGGGTACAGAGCAACTCATCTCATCGTCGTGACGGTGATACCTACTCAAAGCAGTGATTTGGGCAAAGCCACCGGAACAATCATCGACACAGCGGTCTCAGCAGGCGTAAACCAGATAACCACAATCACGTTCACCGTCTCTGATCAGAAGATCAAAGATCTGCGGAACCAAGCGTTGACAGCTGCCGTTACCGATGCGCGCTCAAAGGCTGACTCTATGGCGAAAGCTCTAGGAGTCACCATACTCGGCGTACATCAAGCAAGCGAGAGCAGCTACACACCGGTACCCGTTATGTATGCAGGACCGGCAGACATAGCAGGCAAAGCAGCAAGTACCGAGTTAGTTCCGGGAGAAATGAAAGTAACGGCTTCGGTCAGCATCGTCTACGAGATAGGTCAGTAAGCACGTAACCGGTTAGAAGCGTGGGAAGGCTAGATATCTTCCCATCTCCCCTTTTTCTAAAGACATCAAGATACACTATACTATATTCTTGCCGTACTTTTACAGAAATTCAATCCTTAATGCTTCTAAATGTGCAATTAACACTTATTAGGAGGTGGGAACGCTCACCTTCTGTTCTGTTTTGACCGCCCCAAGTGAAACGCCGCCGGTTAAGCGTATATACAGATCCCGAACCGACAAGATGATCGCAGGTGTCTGCGGAGGCATTGCGGAGTACTTTAACATAGACCCGACGCTTGTCCGACTGGCTTTCGTCGTCCTACTATTCGCTAATGGCATCGGGTTATTAGTATACATCATAGCGGCAATAGTTATTCCATTAAACCCAACCACTGTGCCTTCGAGAGGTCCGCCGGTTGAGATTCCTATAGCGGGTAACGCCGTGAACGTTTTAGTGCTCGTGGTAGGAGTGCTTATCTTGCTCCTCGGAGTAGCAAGTCTCATATCGCTCTACGTGGGATTAGCGTGGAGCCCCTGGACCATCCTCGGCTTCGTAGGACAAGTATTCTGGCCGCTTTCACTGATAGCAGTAGGCGTCATAGTGCTATTCATCGCGCTCAGCTCCGGCCGAAGAAAAGTATAGCCAGTCAAAACGACCTGAAAAAAAGAAGAGAATAGGCTGCGTGGGCGTAACGCAAATCTGCTCTTACAGTAAGGCTGCTAAGCCTGACGTGTAGTATAGATAGATTAGATACACTCCGCCTAGGATCATAACTACGCCGCTGATTTTGTGTAGCAGTGGGGTCAGGTTCTGTATTTTTGCCAGAAGCGGCCGTTTAGCCATTGCTACAAGTACGCTTGTGATTATCAGCGGAACCCCGACGCCTATCGCGTACAGGATTAGAGTGATGACTCCGTCGAAGGGTCCTGAACGGGTGAAGGCTAAGAGAACAACTGAGAAGAAGAGCGGGGCAGTGCATCCTGCCGCAGCCAAACCGTAAGCTATCCCGTAGACGAAGAAGCCGCGTAACCCTTTCCTTTCAGAGGATATTATTTGGTAGGCGAAGGGAAGCTGTACGTTGGCAATCATCAGAACACCTAGGATAATCATCATGACTCCGGAGAAAACCGTTAGCAGAGTAATGTAAGGCTTGATTAACCCGCCTATCACAGTTATACTGGTTCCTACGGCCGCGTAAACCGTGATGAGGCCGATTGTTGACACAATTCCCCCTTTCAAGGCGCGGGAGATAGTTATTTCGGAGCCGAGATAGTAAGTGATGTAGCCGGGGATAAGCGCGTACCCGCAGGGTGAAAGCATAACAAACACCCCCATTACGAAGGGATATGCAAGCGAAACTAAGTCTGAAACCATACTTGAAGACAGCCCTCGCTACAGACACCGTGAAAATAATCCGGTTTATAGATGTATAGTAGACGTTGCATATCTATCGTGAATTAACTAACTAGATATTGACTGACTAAGGAAGAAGCGGGTCAACTGCGCCTGAAAGCTTGTCTAGCTGAGTGAGTCCTAAGAAGGTGTTCTTGACCTCGCCGTTAGGTGAGATAATCATAGTGGTGGAGAGCTCCTTCACCTTGAAGTAGTCGGTTAACGCCAGAGTAGTATCTCTCAACATAGTCCAAGGAATCCCTTTCTTCTCGATATGGTTCTTCAACACGTCAGGAGTATCGTAGGTGGGATCGACTGTGACTGAGAGCAGCACGACATTCTTGTTATCCTTGTACTTCGGGTAGAAGTCGTTCTTGAACACCTGCTCCTGCTGCGCACAGGTTAAACACCAAGAAGCCATAAACTCTAGAACAACAACCTTCCCCTGATAATCCTTCAGAAAATACTGATTGCCGTTAACATCCAGCAAAGGAATAGATCTCCAGTCGTCGAACTTTTGATTAGGCGGAGGAGGATTGATAGGTGTTGAATATC
This window of the Nitrososphaerota archaeon genome carries:
- a CDS encoding PspC domain-containing protein, coding for MTAPSETPPVKRIYRSRTDKMIAGVCGGIAEYFNIDPTLVRLAFVVLLFANGIGLLVYIIAAIVIPLNPTTVPSRGPPVEIPIAGNAVNVLVLVVGVLILLLGVASLISLYVGLAWSPWTILGFVGQVFWPLSLIAVGVIVLFIALSSGRRKV
- a CDS encoding TlpA family protein disulfide reductase, coding for MSTNDAARTWKSPSNIRLIALGLILATSFAAISIYSPNGYSTPINPPPPNQKFDDWRSIPLLDVNGNQYFLKDYQGKVVVLEFMASWCLTCAQQEQVFKNDFYPKYKDNKNVVLLSVTVDPTYDTPDVLKNHIEKKGIPWTMLRDTTLALTDYFKVKELSTTMIISPNGEVKNTFLGLTQLDKLSGAVDPLLP
- a CDS encoding SIMPL domain-containing protein (The SIMPL domain is named for its presence in mouse protein SIMPL (signalling molecule that associates with mouse pelle-like kinase). Bacterial member BP26, from Brucella, was shown to assemble into a channel-like structure, while YggE from E. coli has been associated with resistance to oxidative stress.) — protein: METKTIFLGTTVALLVALAATLGVLLTATPTTVSPGTSGKTDLTSSPLANTNLQTGKTSSAPAIGQSTTTDLNIISVSGTGTVGVQPDRAKIQMAIVTEAATAEKASAQNADNFNALLKALLAAGIPKDQIETIQYSIYPVYDYSQANRNPFITGYRATHLIVVTVIPTQSSDLGKATGTIIDTAVSAGVNQITTITFTVSDQKIKDLRNQALTAAVTDARSKADSMAKALGVTILGVHQASESSYTPVPVMYAGPADIAGKAASTELVPGEMKVTASVSIVYEIGQ
- a CDS encoding sulfite exporter TauE/SafE family protein, whose protein sequence is MVSDLVSLAYPFVMGVFVMLSPCGYALIPGYITYYLGSEITISRALKGGIVSTIGLITVYAAVGTSITVIGGLIKPYITLLTVFSGVMMIILGVLMIANVQLPFAYQIISSERKGLRGFFVYGIAYGLAAAGCTAPLFFSVVLLAFTRSGPFDGVITLILYAIGVGVPLIITSVLVAMAKRPLLAKIQNLTPLLHKISGVVMILGGVYLIYLYYTSGLAALL
- a CDS encoding diphthine--ammonia ligase gives rise to the protein MASKVGVLYSGGKDSTYAAYLAHRQGHTLSCFITIKPESSESYLFHFPNAGWTHLQAESVGVPLITAEIRRVGEGEAYDLDEVLEAAKKQYGFDGLVTGGLASQYQKDRFEKSCIRVGLTPVSPLWQIDPESYMRSIVRAGFKVIVTGVAAEGLTEAWLGRVIDEVMVDELVKLHRRVGVHIGFEGGEAETFVLDCPLFKRRVVVLDAVRHWFGDRGFLEILDARLVEKGADSV